The Callithrix jacchus isolate 240 chromosome X, calJac240_pri, whole genome shotgun sequence genome contains a region encoding:
- the PLP1 gene encoding myelin proteolipid protein isoform X2, with product MGLLECCARCLVGAPFASLVATGLCFFGVALFCGCGHEALTGTEKLIETYFSKNYQDYEYLINVIHAFQYVIYGTASFFFLYGALLLAEGFYTTGAVRQIFGDYKTTICGKGLSATFVGITYALTVVWLLVFACSAIPVYIYFNTWTTCQSIAFPSKTSASIGSLCADARMYGVLPWNSFPGKVCGSNLLSICKTAEFQMTFHLFIAAFVGAAATLVSLLTFMIAATYNFAVLKLMGRGTKF from the exons GCTTGTTAGAATGCTGTGCAAGATGTCTGGTAGGGGCCCCCTTTGCTTCCCTGGTGGCCACTGGATTGTGTTTCTTTGGGGTGGCACTGTTCTGTGGCTGTGGACATGAAGCCCTCACTGGCACAGAAAAGCTAATTGAAACCTATTTCTCCAAAAACTACCAGGACTATGAGTATCTCATCAATGT GATCCATGCCTTCCAGTATGTCATCTATGGAActgcctctttcttcttcctttatggGGCCCTCCTGCTGGCTGAGGGCTTCTACACCACCGGCGCAGTCAGGCAGATCTTTGGCGACTACAAGACCACCATCTGCGGCAAGGGCCTGAGCGCAACG TTTGTGGGCATCACCTATGCCCTGACCGTTGTGTGGCTCCTGGTGTTTGCCTGCTCTGCTATACCTGTGTACATTTACTTCAACACCTGGACCACCTGCCAGTCTATTGCCTTCCCCAGCAAGACCTCTGCCAGTATAGGCAGTCTCTGTGCTGATGCCAGAATGTATG GTGTTCTCCCATGGAATTCTTTCCCTGGCAAGGTTTGTGGCTCCAACCTTCTATCCATCTGCAAAACAGCTGAG TTCCAAATGACCTTCCACCTGTTTATTGCTGCATTTGTGGGGGCTGCAGCTACTCTGGTTTCCCTG CTCACCTTCATGATTGCTGCCACTTACAACTTTGCCGTCCTTAAACTCATGGGCCGAGGCACCAAGTTCTGA
- the PLP1 gene encoding myelin proteolipid protein isoform X1, whose translation MGLLECCARCLVGAPFASLVATGLCFFGVALFCGCGHEALTGTEKLIETYFSKNYQDYEYLINVIHAFQYVIYGTASFFFLYGALLLAEGFYTTGAVRQIFGDYKTTICGKGLSATVTGGQKGRGSRGQHQAHSLERVCHCLGKWLGHPDKFVGITYALTVVWLLVFACSAIPVYIYFNTWTTCQSIAFPSKTSASIGSLCADARMYGVLPWNSFPGKVCGSNLLSICKTAEFQMTFHLFIAAFVGAAATLVSLLTFMIAATYNFAVLKLMGRGTKF comes from the exons GCTTGTTAGAATGCTGTGCAAGATGTCTGGTAGGGGCCCCCTTTGCTTCCCTGGTGGCCACTGGATTGTGTTTCTTTGGGGTGGCACTGTTCTGTGGCTGTGGACATGAAGCCCTCACTGGCACAGAAAAGCTAATTGAAACCTATTTCTCCAAAAACTACCAGGACTATGAGTATCTCATCAATGT GATCCATGCCTTCCAGTATGTCATCTATGGAActgcctctttcttcttcctttatggGGCCCTCCTGCTGGCTGAGGGCTTCTACACCACCGGCGCAGTCAGGCAGATCTTTGGCGACTACAAGACCACCATCTGCGGCAAGGGCCTGAGCGCAACGGTAACAGGGGGCCAGAAGGGGAGGGGTTCCAGAGGCCAACATCAAGCTCATTCTTTGGAGCGGGTGTGTCATTGTTTGGGAAAATGGCTAGGACATCCCGACAAG TTTGTGGGCATCACCTATGCCCTGACCGTTGTGTGGCTCCTGGTGTTTGCCTGCTCTGCTATACCTGTGTACATTTACTTCAACACCTGGACCACCTGCCAGTCTATTGCCTTCCCCAGCAAGACCTCTGCCAGTATAGGCAGTCTCTGTGCTGATGCCAGAATGTATG GTGTTCTCCCATGGAATTCTTTCCCTGGCAAGGTTTGTGGCTCCAACCTTCTATCCATCTGCAAAACAGCTGAG TTCCAAATGACCTTCCACCTGTTTATTGCTGCATTTGTGGGGGCTGCAGCTACTCTGGTTTCCCTG CTCACCTTCATGATTGCTGCCACTTACAACTTTGCCGTCCTTAAACTCATGGGCCGAGGCACCAAGTTCTGA